The DNA segment AGAAGTTTCCAGACCTGCTGCCGGAATACATCGAAGACCCACGCGTCGCCGTGAAAGGCAAGACGCTGCTGGTTGGCTGCAAATACAACGGCCAGTCGCTCAATTCGATTCTCGCGGTTTCGCTTGACTGCTTCCTGGTGGAAGGAGAAGCGAACGTCGTCGGCATTCAGCTTCACAACGTCACTGCGGGATCGTTGCCGATTCCCATTGGCCAACTGCTAACCGAGATCGATTCCTACGCCGACAAGGCCGACATCCCGATTCGCTGGCAGCAGCGCAATGGCGATCCGGTCGCTTTGATCACCATCCCCGATTCCGGTAGCGAAATCGATGGCGAGATTCGCATCGATGCCTTGGAACTGAAGGATGGCGAGATCCTGCTCTCTGGCGAGACCATCAAGACCGCCGAGGAAATCCAGCAGGAAGCCGAGGCCGATCAGTCGGTCGCCGAAGAGGCCTCCCCTCCCCCTGGCATTTCTGAATCTTGAAGCCGCAAGATCAAGCGGCCAACCAGCGTTGCCCCCGCTAGTTCGACCTCGACTTGATGGGCTTCGCGAATCACCCAGGAAAAACTTCCACGATCGGCCTGGGTCACTTCGCCACGATCTCCTGAAATGGGTCCCTCGTAGTCGAGGTACATCAATCGGTGATCAAAATCAGGGATTGCCTCGGTTGGCTCGTTCACCCTGGGAAATTCCCATAACGTGAACGTCTTCAACACATCGCCATCTTCCAGCAGCAGATCGTAGTGATCTGGCTTGCTGGCGTGTGACGGAGTCCGATGATGCAGGATCGCGAAACGTGGCATGTCCGTTAGTATACGGTCGTGCTTTGCTCTGCGACCACGCCTTGCGGCGATTCCTGGCTTCGCACTTCGGCCCGAATCGTCTTCTTGCCAGGCGTCGACGTCTGGACATCGAAGGTCAGGCTGACCTGTTCACCCACACGCATCACTTGCAGCGGCTGGATGGCCACCGTCAGCAGATCCTGCGACTGCGATACCTGAGGACTCACTGGCCCAGTCAGCTGCAAAAACCGCATTCCGGCATCCAATCGCAAGGTGATGGCGACGTTTTCGTCGATGACGTTGCGACCGTTCTTGATCGTCAGCACATAGCGAATGTTGCTACCGGCTCGCACGCCTTCGTTCAGGTCGGAAAGCGACGCTTCCAACTGCCCCGTAACCGGCTGGTTGCCGCCCAGGTTGCCTTGGCCTGGTTGGCCAACCGTCGGAGGTGGTTCAGCCGCTGGGGCCGATTGAGGCACGATCTGCGTGCAGACTCGAGCATTTTCGGTTACACCTTGGTCGGTCGTCGCGGTGACCGTATTACATGCCGATCCAATCGGTCGATCGGAGCGAACCATCATTTCGACCACCGCTCGCTGGTTCGGCATGATCTGATCGAATGTCCACACGGCACCGTTGGCGACGTCGCGGGCCGGGTCCGTGCGGCCGACGATCTGGAAGGCAGGGTCGACGCTCTCTTCGACACGGACATTGGTCAGCGGCGTGGAACCGGTGTTCACCAGCACGGCCTGGAACAACACGTCCTGACCGACTTCGTGAACTTCTTTGGTTCGGATTTCTAAGGTAAACGTAGGCTCTGGAGCGGGTGGATTCACCGACACGCACGCCGTCGACGACTTCCCTTGGACACCGTTGGCAGTCACCGTCAAGCGATGACAATAGCGGCCTGGTGTCTGGGTCTGGAAGGAAAGCCGACGCGTTACGGCCTGACCAATCGCAAGGGTCCCCAGATCGTTGACGATCGGGCTCGTTTCACCTGGGAAGACAAGACCTTGATCGAAGATGTCTTCCAGCTTCAACCCCACGAGCGGCTGATCGCCCGTGTTTCGGATGGTGACGACATACTCGACCGGTTCACCCACGATGACCGCTTCAGGGCCTTCCATGGTGAGGTAGATCGCATCGACCATCACCTGGGTGTCGACACAGTCTTGGCTTTGCAGGCCAGGCTCGGCCTGGACGGTCACGCAGTTCTGGATCGATCCTGACTGGTTCACTCGTGTGTTGAGGGTGATCTGGCGGAAGCCTCGAGCTTCCAGATCACCAATTTGCCACACCAGTCGATTCCCTTCCTGCCGGGCGGCAGGCGTGCTCGATTCGTAGGTCAATCCCGGGGGAAGGACAACCGTAGCGATCGCATTTCGAGCAGCCACATCGCCACCATTCTGGACGTTGATATTGTAAACCGCCTGGGCGTTGAATTCGGCGACTTGTGGACCGGTCATGTCGACAGCAAGCTGCGGAGCACTCCAGGTCACGGTTGTCACGCCTGAACCAAGCATCAGGTTTTCGGCATTGCTTTCAGGGTCGAGGTTCGGCTGAACGATCGTCACGCGAACCTGGGCCGTCCCGGGTTGATTGGAAAGGGGAGCCAGTTCGACCGTCGCGAAACCATCGGCATTGGTCTTCGTCTTGACCGGCACACCTTGTTCGGCGGTGCGGCCATTGATCAGAAATGCCGACGCCGGGCCATCGAGCACCTCGTACATTACTTCCCAATCCGCCACCGGCTGACGGTTCGTTTGTCGCAAGACGGTTGTGCTGAGCACAGCCTTATCGCCTGCCGGAACCACAACGGGAGCCGGAAACTGCCACTGCGCGTCGACCCAATAGATCGTCGCGGTTTGCTGACGAGCTGGCCAATTTTCGAAGGTGGGTGCCAGCGCGGTCACACGGCTGACACCAGGAGCGGCCGAACTGACCGACATCCAGGTCTGGCCACGCAACACACGGACATCGTCGCCTGGCAGTTCGGTGCCGCGGTCGACAGTCTTATCGCACAGCAGCGTACTGCTCGTCGCGAAGTCTGGTCCCTGGACACCGTAGTTACGGTTCGAGACCAGATCGAACATGTTCGAGTCTTTACCGACTTCGGTGATATAGCCGACGCTCTCTCGCGACAAAATCCAATTGACCGGACGGCCTGCTTCATGAAGGTGACGCTTACGGTTCAAACCGGCGACAAGCACGACTTCCGTACCAACCGGAGCGACCACTCGCGATGGAGAAAGCTGTAAGGCTTCAGCCTCGGCCAGGTCTTTCGGTGGTTCTGGCAGCGGCGTCAACGGTGTGACACCCGGAGCGGGACATGGCGAGAGGGGAGCAGGCTGTTGAAAAGCTGGCTGCTGATTGAAGCAGCCCAGGTTGCAGTCGACGGATGTCGAGTCGCCGCGGGCGAAGATCCGCTGTCCGGTTGGGTCGATCCGAGGCACATTGATCTGAGCGCACCCCGAGCCGGCGATTGCAACCCAGAGGATTGCAAGGAGCAACATTCGCTTCGTGCTTGTTGACCACCGCATGACTCTATCCATAACGCAGACGTGGAGTTCCCGACGTAGCTTGCCCAGAATGACAAGCCGTGAAAACTTAGCACGCGGTTAGGCAACATGCGGTGTTTTTTCATCATGGGATGTTGGGAAAAAGCAACACGACCCGTGCGGTTGTAAGTCCCGCAC comes from the Bremerella sp. JC817 genome and includes:
- a CDS encoding DNA polymerase ligase N-terminal domain-containing protein, which gives rise to MPRFAILHHRTPSHASKPDHYDLLLEDGDVLKTFTLWEFPRVNEPTEAIPDFDHRLMYLDYEGPISGDRGEVTQADRGSFSWVIREAHQVEVELAGATLVGRLILRLQDSEMPGGGEASSATD